The proteins below are encoded in one region of Telopea speciosissima isolate NSW1024214 ecotype Mountain lineage chromosome 10, Tspe_v1, whole genome shotgun sequence:
- the LOC122643466 gene encoding mucin-1-like, protein MSSSSNSDLATIVVGSSREPLSGSSSPVDTIPSLPSPTTSEEDGASSDSGPSGGPSTSPVADPPMDLRSDINIFHAYLQKRAAQGGSSSSGDVPAASRPSPTVAARVNRNRGGLLTLLLFIGPASYYRGGTPSLAKSVPGDPVDSQVAELVIGKPGQGVGHGTLDPGNPNNLKLLEPPINARARASDSDLATVVVGSSGEPSSGSSSPVDTIPSLPSPTTSEEDGASNDSGSSGGPSTSPVADPPNKLSRISSVVEASDLVSLRREFHTPPENGASCPWT, encoded by the exons ATGTCTTCATCTAGCAATTCTGATCTTGCCACCATTGTGGTTGGGTCTTCTAGGGAGCCCTTATCGGGGTCTTCTTCCCCCGTAGACACTATCCCTTCACTGCCCTCCCCTACTACTAGCGAGGAGGATGGGGCTTCTAGTGACTCTGGTCCTAGTGGAGGACCCAGTACTTCGCCTGTTGCTGACCCTCCCA TGGACCTTCGATCGGATATCAATATCTTTCATGCTTACCTGCAAAAGAGGGCAGCTCAGGGTGGCTCATCTTCTAGTGGGGATGTTCCCGCGGCCTCTAGACCTTCCCCTACTGTAGCTGCTCGTGTCAACCGAAACCGGGGGGG GCTTCTGACGCTCTTATTGTTCATAGGTCCAGCATCGTACTACCGAGGTGGTACTCCATCTCTAGCAAAAAGCGTTCCAGGAGATCCAGTAGACTCGCAA GTTGCGGAGCTTGTCATTGGCAAGCCTGGACAGGGCGTCGGTCATGGCACTCTCGATCCTGGGAACCCGAACaatctcaaacttctcgaacCTCCGATCAATgctcgagcacgtgctag CGATTCTGATCTTGCCACCGTTGTGGTTGGGTCTTCTGGGGAACCCTCGTCGGGGTCTTCTTCCCCTGTAGACACTATCCCTTCACTGCCCTCCCCTACTACTAGCGAGGAGGATGGGGCTTCTAATGACTCTGGTTCGAGTGGAGGACCCAGTACTTCGCCTGTTGCGGACCCTCCCAATAAGTTATCTCGGATTTCTAGTGTTGTTGAGGCCTCGGACCTAGTTTCGCTTCGCCGAGAGTTTCATACACCTCCCGAAAATGGTGCTTCGTGCCCCTGGACCTAG